The proteins below come from a single Acidobacteriota bacterium genomic window:
- a CDS encoding helix-turn-helix domain-containing protein, with product MADAAIPYVSELLPGSPPFSTQIFVGKGRLMRLARVVTSGTMRVRSKLPADSYALVLDRRNGAGLHRSEKGSVVVNSQFAFVQSPLRRVEVLTPADFDVAFLRIATDGVVQELQKMLEREARTDLVFSPVCNMETVAGERLRELCRNYSRVLCSLDLLAIRESLSVQRLENDIITLLLQAQPHNYTRLLNRHSAAGAWQLRTAEEYIVAHAHLSPSLGDICQAVGINARTLQHSFRNKRGCTPLQFLYRVRMDGVRAGLQHPNGSTSVTNEAARWGFLHFGRFAQEYRAMFGELPSETLRRSRKL from the coding sequence TTGGCGGATGCCGCCATCCCCTATGTTTCGGAATTGCTGCCCGGCTCTCCGCCTTTTTCGACCCAGATTTTTGTCGGCAAGGGCCGGCTCATGCGCCTGGCGCGCGTCGTCACCAGTGGGACCATGCGAGTCCGATCGAAGTTGCCCGCCGATTCCTATGCGCTCGTCCTGGATCGCCGTAACGGCGCAGGATTGCATCGCTCGGAGAAAGGCAGCGTTGTCGTCAACTCACAATTTGCCTTTGTTCAATCCCCTCTGCGGCGTGTGGAAGTTCTAACTCCCGCCGATTTCGACGTAGCTTTTCTCAGGATTGCCACTGACGGCGTTGTCCAGGAATTGCAGAAAATGTTGGAACGCGAGGCGCGCACCGACCTGGTGTTTTCTCCGGTTTGCAACATGGAAACCGTGGCGGGCGAGCGCCTCCGCGAGCTCTGCAGGAATTATTCGCGTGTACTTTGCAGTCTGGATCTCCTTGCGATTCGCGAATCGCTCTCCGTGCAGCGTCTAGAGAACGACATCATCACGCTCCTTCTGCAGGCACAACCGCACAACTACACCCGATTGCTCAACCGCCACAGCGCTGCCGGCGCCTGGCAGCTGAGAACTGCCGAGGAATACATTGTCGCCCACGCGCATCTCTCGCCTTCCCTGGGCGATATCTGCCAGGCCGTAGGCATCAATGCGCGCACCCTGCAACATTCGTTTCGAAACAAACGCGGCTGCACTCCCCTGCAATTTCTTTACCGGGTCAGAATGGATGGAGTGCGTGCCGGATTGCAGCATCCTAATGGTTCTACGAGCGTGACCAACGAAGCGGCTCGTTGGGGCTTCCTGCATTTTGGCCGCTTCGCCCAGGAATATCGCGCGATGTTCGGAGAACTACCCAGCGAAACCCTTCGCCGTTCACGAAAGCTGTAG
- a CDS encoding PilZ domain-containing protein, with protein sequence MVHVPVDPTSPADRIAPRHLFEARIRIRWQRENQKLAAQGWTRDLSESGLSAFVADLLIVGELISLEVPLSTAERMVIPAKVARSRGTEYGFQFTALSFAQRKEIQAILRGQPEIPFSSR encoded by the coding sequence ATGGTTCACGTTCCAGTCGACCCAACCAGCCCGGCTGATCGGATCGCCCCGCGGCATTTGTTTGAGGCGAGGATACGGATCCGCTGGCAACGGGAGAACCAGAAGCTTGCAGCACAGGGCTGGACCCGCGATCTCAGCGAGAGCGGCTTGTCGGCATTTGTCGCTGACCTGCTCATCGTGGGCGAACTCATTTCGCTCGAAGTGCCGCTGTCAACCGCAGAGCGGATGGTCATTCCAGCGAAGGTGGCGCGCAGCCGTGGAACCGAATACGGATTTCAGTTCACAGCCTTGAGCTTTGCGCAGCGCAAGGAGATTCAGGCGATTCTGCGGGGGCAACCAGAGATTCCGTTTTCGAGTCGGTAG
- a CDS encoding pyridoxal phosphate-dependent aminotransferase, producing the protein MASTPASTSRRSFLSLTTAASAAVALRIVTEPMLARAREHHPPAGSIMIDANENPLGPCVSAREAVVTITPQGGRYLDGLTEDLAKTIAETEGLKPDYVHIYPGSSDALHHSVCAFTSPAHSYVTADPGYEAGMFAAAAVGARVVKVPLTRTYAHDVKAMLAAGSDAGVFYVCSPNNPTGTLTSHSDIEYLVENKPKGSIVLIDEAYIHFSDATTALDLVKADKDVIVLRTFSKLYGMAGLRCGAAIARPELLEKIHNFGGWNFMPVTAMVAATASLKHTGLVQERKKINAGIREETFQWLDRNGYSYVRSESNCFMLDTKRPAKEVIDAMATQKVFIGRIWPVWPTYARITVGTRPEMDQFQDALKKVMSGAVTAKVAQSRPQRRDGMMFPV; encoded by the coding sequence ATGGCTTCTACTCCTGCTTCCACGTCCCGCCGATCGTTCCTCAGCCTGACTACCGCAGCTTCCGCTGCCGTCGCCTTGCGCATTGTCACCGAACCCATGCTCGCCCGCGCGCGTGAACATCATCCGCCGGCCGGTTCGATCATGATCGACGCCAATGAAAACCCGCTCGGCCCCTGCGTCTCCGCCCGCGAGGCGGTCGTTACCATCACCCCGCAGGGCGGACGCTACCTAGACGGCCTCACCGAAGATCTCGCGAAAACCATCGCCGAAACCGAAGGCCTCAAGCCGGACTACGTTCACATCTATCCTGGATCAAGCGACGCTCTTCATCACAGCGTGTGCGCCTTCACATCGCCGGCCCACTCCTACGTCACCGCCGACCCCGGATACGAAGCCGGAATGTTTGCCGCCGCCGCCGTCGGCGCGCGAGTCGTCAAAGTTCCGCTCACCAGGACCTACGCTCACGACGTAAAAGCCATGCTGGCCGCCGGTTCCGATGCAGGCGTCTTCTACGTCTGCTCCCCTAACAATCCCACCGGCACGCTCACCAGCCACTCCGATATTGAGTACCTGGTGGAGAACAAACCGAAAGGTTCGATCGTTTTGATCGACGAAGCCTACATCCATTTCTCCGACGCGACCACCGCACTCGATCTGGTCAAAGCCGACAAGGACGTGATCGTTCTGCGCACGTTTTCGAAACTTTATGGAATGGCCGGTCTGCGCTGCGGCGCCGCCATCGCCCGTCCCGAGCTGCTCGAAAAGATTCACAACTTCGGCGGATGGAACTTCATGCCCGTCACCGCCATGGTTGCTGCCACTGCCAGCCTGAAACACACCGGCCTGGTGCAGGAGCGCAAGAAGATCAACGCCGGCATCCGCGAAGAAACTTTCCAGTGGCTCGATCGCAATGGATACTCCTACGTCCGTTCCGAATCGAACTGCTTCATGCTCGACACCAAACGTCCTGCAAAAGAAGTGATCGACGCCATGGCCACACAAAAAGTATTCATCGGACGCATCTGGCCCGTCTGGCCCACCTACGCCCGCATCACCGTCGGAACCCGCCCCGAAATGGACCAGTTCCAGGACGCCTTGAAGAAAGTAATGTCCGGCGCCGTCACCGCCAAAGTAGCCCAGTCGAGGCCCCAACGCCGCGACGGCATGATGTTCCCCGTCTAG
- a CDS encoding TetR/AcrR family transcriptional regulator, translated as MRIASQSRPAELLDDIVGYLVKHGVAELSLRPLAKAVGSSPRVLLYYFGSKEELIVKALTRLRERQRSTFGAMREAKYDRPSDACRAIWMQMSAPQSERLFQFFFETYALALRHPKRFGDFLHNAVQDWIDFVAAPLLRKGLPGKDAHAFATIVLAGFRGFMLDYCASRDRPRIDHAVDLWLHSLDTISSYLQENSHAR; from the coding sequence GTGAGGATCGCGAGCCAGTCCCGTCCCGCCGAGTTGCTCGACGATATCGTCGGCTACCTCGTCAAACACGGCGTCGCTGAATTGTCCCTGCGTCCTCTTGCCAAAGCGGTAGGCTCCAGCCCCCGCGTACTCCTTTACTATTTCGGGTCCAAAGAAGAGCTGATCGTCAAAGCGCTCACCCGTTTGCGCGAGCGCCAGCGAAGCACTTTCGGCGCCATGCGCGAAGCAAAGTACGACCGCCCATCCGACGCTTGCCGCGCCATCTGGATGCAGATGTCCGCTCCCCAGTCTGAACGCCTGTTCCAATTTTTCTTCGAGACGTACGCGCTCGCCCTGCGCCATCCCAAACGCTTCGGCGACTTCCTGCACAATGCAGTGCAGGACTGGATTGATTTCGTCGCCGCTCCGTTGCTCCGCAAAGGGCTACCCGGCAAGGACGCGCATGCCTTCGCCACTATCGTCCTCGCTGGCTTTCGCGGCTTCATGCTCGACTACTGCGCTTCCCGCGACCGGCCGCGCATCGACCACGCCGTCGATCTCTGGCTGCACTCTCTCGACACCATCTCATCGTATCTGCAGGAGAACTCTCATGCTCGGTAA
- a CDS encoding argininosuccinate synthase: MPEKIVLAYSGGLDTSIIIPWLKENYACEVIAMVADVGQGDDVEAVVEKAYKTGAAKVVVEDLREEFLTEYVWPALQAGAVYENKYLLGTSLARPVIAKHQVEVALREGASAVSHGCTGKGNDQVRFEMAYQALAPELKVIAPWREWDLKSREDCLDYAEKRGISVTASREKIHSRDRNLWHLSHEGGELEDANNAPFENTWQLTKSPQEAPDREEKVEIGFEKGVPVSVNGMKLDPISLVELLNEIAGRNAVGRIDLVENRFVGIKSRGCYETPGGTLLLTAHGELEALCLDRDLLHFKQHVALKYAELVYFGLWFTPLREALDAFVAPTQQTITGAVGLSLYKGNVTVTGRKSDYSLYRTDLSSFTMGASYDQKDAEGFIKILGLPSRVRAKTQTEKQVEVG, translated from the coding sequence ATGCCTGAGAAAATTGTCCTCGCCTATTCCGGCGGACTGGATACTTCGATCATCATTCCCTGGCTGAAGGAAAACTACGCCTGCGAAGTCATCGCCATGGTCGCCGATGTGGGACAAGGTGACGACGTCGAAGCCGTAGTCGAAAAAGCTTATAAGACCGGCGCCGCCAAAGTCGTCGTCGAAGATCTCCGCGAGGAATTCCTCACCGAATACGTGTGGCCCGCGCTGCAAGCCGGAGCCGTCTACGAAAACAAATATCTCTTGGGCACGTCGCTCGCTCGTCCGGTAATTGCGAAGCATCAGGTCGAAGTTGCCCTGCGCGAAGGCGCGTCCGCCGTCAGCCATGGATGCACCGGCAAAGGCAACGATCAGGTTCGCTTCGAGATGGCCTACCAAGCCCTCGCGCCCGAGTTAAAAGTAATTGCCCCCTGGCGTGAATGGGATTTGAAGTCGCGCGAAGACTGCCTCGACTATGCCGAAAAACGCGGCATCTCCGTAACCGCCAGCCGCGAGAAGATTCATTCCCGCGACCGCAACCTCTGGCACCTGAGCCATGAAGGTGGGGAACTCGAAGACGCCAACAACGCGCCTTTCGAAAACACCTGGCAACTGACCAAATCTCCGCAGGAAGCTCCCGACCGCGAAGAAAAAGTAGAAATCGGATTCGAGAAAGGCGTGCCCGTATCCGTCAATGGCATGAAGCTCGATCCCATTTCCCTGGTCGAACTTCTCAATGAAATCGCCGGACGCAACGCCGTCGGACGCATCGACCTGGTAGAAAATCGCTTCGTAGGAATCAAATCCCGCGGCTGCTACGAAACTCCCGGAGGCACTCTGCTCCTAACCGCCCACGGAGAACTCGAAGCCCTCTGCCTCGACCGTGATCTGCTGCACTTCAAGCAGCACGTCGCCCTGAAGTATGCCGAACTGGTTTACTTCGGCCTCTGGTTCACTCCGCTGCGCGAAGCGCTCGACGCATTTGTAGCGCCCACCCAGCAAACGATCACTGGCGCCGTGGGCCTCTCGCTCTACAAAGGCAACGTAACCGTGACCGGACGCAAATCCGATTACTCGCTCTACCGCACCGATCTTTCGTCTTTCACCATGGGAGCCAGCTACGATCAGAAAGATGCCGAAGGCTTCATCAAAATCCTCGGCCTCCCCTCCCGCGTCCGCGCCAAGACGCAAACCGAAAAACAGGTCGAAGTCGGATGA
- a CDS encoding outer membrane beta-barrel protein, producing the protein MHRILAVLFFASLLTGQVLAQDAPRAEVFGGFQYFRAGTGTPSLSDFNLNGWNASLSGYFNRYVGVTGDFGGMYGTPEFLGIPIHTKYHTFMFGPTLRLPNPTHLTPFVHALGGAARLSGGSAGVSVSETDAAWAVGGGVDLNIAPLLSVRLGQADFLQIRSNGSNLNNMRYSAGVVLRF; encoded by the coding sequence ATGCACCGGATTCTCGCTGTACTTTTTTTCGCATCCCTTCTGACTGGACAAGTTTTGGCTCAAGACGCGCCTCGCGCGGAAGTCTTTGGCGGCTTCCAGTATTTCCGTGCCGGTACCGGCACCCCCAGCCTGAGTGACTTCAACCTCAACGGATGGAATGCCTCGTTGAGCGGTTACTTTAACCGCTATGTCGGCGTGACCGGCGATTTCGGCGGCATGTATGGAACTCCTGAGTTTCTGGGCATCCCCATCCACACCAAGTACCACACCTTCATGTTCGGCCCGACCTTGCGCTTGCCGAATCCGACCCATCTCACTCCCTTTGTTCATGCCCTCGGCGGTGCCGCGCGTCTTTCGGGCGGATCCGCCGGCGTTAGCGTTTCTGAAACCGACGCTGCCTGGGCCGTCGGCGGAGGCGTTGACCTGAACATCGCTCCCTTGCTCAGCGTTCGCCTGGGCCAGGCCGACTTCCTGCAGATTCGCAGCAACGGATCCAACCTCAACAACATGCGCTACTCCGCCGGAGTCGTGCTCCGCTTTTAA
- a CDS encoding alpha/beta fold hydrolase — protein MTRVAVLTLLALACTGEQSLRGQMITTAVVADPPVDAKFPPGIAGITVPSHGVDMDATYYLASGAGPHVTVLLLQGLPGYESNVDLAQSIRRAGWNVLLFHYRGTWGTAGTFSQSSAIEDTAEAVRFLRDPATAAKYRSDPKRLVVVGHSMGGFLAGYEAAHDPDITAVAMISAVNLGKVNADPKEREERLKRWQNNLHPVQGTSAAALFSEAERHAKDWDYVQWADALRARPVLLVEADDQNHADMEALVGALQQKGAVALSHVAVATDHTFSDRRIALQTIVIEWLERSKKGVPADRH, from the coding sequence ATGACCCGTGTTGCTGTGCTTACTCTGCTCGCGCTGGCGTGTACCGGTGAGCAGTCGCTGCGAGGGCAGATGATAACAACTGCCGTAGTTGCAGATCCACCGGTAGACGCGAAATTTCCGCCTGGCATCGCCGGAATCACAGTCCCGAGCCACGGCGTGGACATGGATGCTACCTACTATCTTGCCAGCGGGGCGGGACCGCATGTGACCGTGCTCCTGCTGCAAGGGCTACCGGGTTATGAGAGTAACGTCGATCTTGCGCAGTCGATCCGACGCGCGGGTTGGAACGTGCTGCTCTTCCATTATCGTGGGACGTGGGGCACGGCGGGCACATTTTCGCAGTCGTCTGCCATCGAAGACACGGCCGAGGCTGTGCGGTTCTTGCGTGATCCGGCAACCGCAGCAAAGTACCGCAGCGATCCGAAGAGGTTGGTGGTAGTTGGCCACAGTATGGGTGGATTCCTGGCTGGATACGAGGCCGCCCACGACCCGGACATTACGGCGGTGGCGATGATCTCAGCGGTGAATTTGGGCAAGGTCAATGCTGATCCTAAGGAACGCGAGGAGCGCTTGAAGCGTTGGCAAAACAACCTGCACCCGGTACAGGGAACTAGTGCGGCAGCCCTTTTTAGCGAGGCAGAGCGGCACGCCAAGGACTGGGACTATGTGCAATGGGCTGACGCTCTGCGCGCCCGGCCAGTACTACTCGTCGAGGCTGACGATCAGAACCATGCCGACATGGAAGCCCTTGTCGGCGCGTTACAGCAGAAGGGCGCCGTTGCGCTTAGTCATGTGGCAGTGGCGACTGACCATACCTTCTCAGATCGTCGCATTGCATTGCAGACGATAGTGATCGAATGGCTGGAGAGGTCGAAGAAAGGTGTACCCGCAGACAGGCACTGA
- a CDS encoding TCR/Tet family MFS transporter translates to MLGKRHAALSFIFVTVLIDMLSFGVVAPVMPKLISDFLGGNTARASEYLGLFITTWALMQFFFAPVLGLLSDRFGRRRVILISNFGLSLDYLIMALAPNISWLFLGRLLSGITSASIPTATAYISDVTPPEKRSKAFGLLGAAFGVGFVLGPALGGWLGMYNPRLPFWVGCGGSLLNAMYGLFVLPESLAPEKRQPRLRWENANPLGALRLLRSHAELMGLAAVNFLGYVAHEVYLTVFVLYVIYRFGWNQRMVGLSLAVVGVTSIVMSGLVGPIVKALGERRALLTGLFFAAVGFAMYGVSWSTSMFLGSILVNSLWSLAGPTSQALMTKRVSGSVQGELQGAIASLRGVAMLIGPGMFSLTFAYFIAPAHTLAGAPWYLAAALLLISLVIAAFVTGDDGGSNKNRLVPELADAEADAS, encoded by the coding sequence ATGCTCGGTAAACGTCACGCCGCCCTCAGTTTCATCTTTGTCACGGTCCTCATCGACATGTTGTCTTTCGGCGTGGTTGCGCCCGTCATGCCGAAACTGATCTCCGATTTTCTCGGCGGCAACACCGCGCGCGCTTCGGAATATCTCGGCCTCTTCATCACGACGTGGGCGCTGATGCAATTCTTCTTCGCGCCTGTCCTCGGACTACTCTCCGACCGCTTCGGCCGCCGTCGCGTGATCCTGATCTCCAACTTCGGCCTCTCCCTCGACTACCTCATCATGGCGCTCGCGCCCAACATTAGCTGGCTTTTTCTCGGACGCCTGCTCTCCGGCATCACCTCCGCCAGCATTCCCACCGCCACCGCCTACATCAGCGACGTCACCCCGCCGGAGAAACGCTCCAAAGCATTTGGCCTGCTGGGCGCGGCTTTTGGTGTCGGTTTTGTGCTGGGTCCAGCGTTAGGTGGATGGCTCGGCATGTACAACCCGCGTCTCCCCTTCTGGGTGGGATGCGGCGGCAGCCTGCTGAACGCGATGTATGGATTGTTTGTGTTGCCCGAGTCGCTCGCGCCTGAGAAACGTCAGCCGCGCTTGCGCTGGGAAAATGCGAATCCCCTCGGCGCTCTCCGCCTGCTCCGCTCGCACGCGGAACTGATGGGACTCGCCGCCGTCAACTTCCTCGGCTACGTCGCGCACGAGGTTTATCTCACCGTCTTCGTCCTGTATGTGATCTACCGCTTTGGATGGAACCAGCGCATGGTTGGACTGTCGCTCGCCGTCGTCGGCGTCACCTCGATCGTCATGTCCGGACTCGTCGGTCCCATCGTGAAAGCGCTCGGCGAACGCCGCGCACTCCTTACCGGACTATTCTTCGCCGCCGTTGGCTTCGCCATGTACGGAGTGTCCTGGTCCACTTCGATGTTCCTGGGATCCATCCTCGTCAACTCACTCTGGTCGCTCGCCGGACCCACTTCGCAAGCCCTCATGACGAAGCGTGTCTCGGGCTCAGTACAAGGAGAATTGCAGGGTGCAATCGCATCCCTGCGCGGCGTCGCGATGTTGATTGGACCGGGAATGTTCTCACTGACTTTCGCCTACTTTATCGCCCCCGCCCACACGCTAGCCGGAGCCCCGTGGTATCTAGCCGCAGCACTGCTGCTCATCTCGCTCGTGATCGCCGCATTCGTCACCGGAGACGACGGCGGCAGCAATAAAAACCGCCTCGTTCCCGAGCTAGCCGACGCCGAAGCCGACGCAAGTTAA
- a CDS encoding gamma-glutamyl-gamma-aminobutyrate hydrolase family protein, translating to MTPRIAIPIPHSGDRAYAERALPQYEEAVRKAGGEPVRIELEQTPEQVRRQLAGCEGVLLPGSRADIDPAEYRAERHPKTAAADPKRDAVDRLLLEDAYRARKPILGICYGLQTLNVFRSGTLVQDIESSIKHEAGRTVSNAHRAEVDPKSTLASIVGGEVDLAVNSSHHQSADEVGDGLRVVARSPVDGVIEALEGTVPGHFVLAVQWHPERSVNDEPEVAESAKKIFEAFIAAARKR from the coding sequence ATCACGCCGCGCATAGCCATTCCCATTCCACACTCTGGCGACCGCGCCTATGCCGAGCGGGCGCTTCCGCAATATGAAGAGGCGGTACGCAAGGCAGGCGGCGAGCCGGTCCGCATCGAACTCGAGCAAACTCCTGAGCAGGTCCGGCGGCAGCTTGCAGGCTGCGAAGGCGTGTTGCTGCCCGGCAGCCGGGCGGATATTGATCCTGCAGAATATCGAGCGGAGCGGCATCCAAAGACGGCTGCAGCGGATCCCAAGCGCGATGCGGTGGATAGACTCCTGTTAGAAGATGCGTACCGTGCGCGCAAACCGATTCTCGGAATCTGCTACGGACTGCAGACACTGAATGTGTTTCGATCGGGCACGCTGGTGCAGGACATCGAGTCGTCGATCAAGCACGAAGCGGGACGCACGGTTTCGAATGCACACCGGGCGGAAGTGGATCCGAAATCCACGCTGGCGTCGATCGTCGGGGGCGAAGTGGATCTCGCCGTCAATTCTTCGCATCATCAATCCGCTGATGAGGTCGGCGACGGCTTGCGGGTGGTGGCGCGATCTCCGGTTGACGGCGTGATTGAAGCACTCGAAGGAACGGTTCCGGGACATTTTGTGCTGGCGGTGCAATGGCATCCGGAGCGCTCCGTGAATGACGAGCCGGAAGTTGCGGAGTCGGCCAAGAAAATCTTTGAGGCATTTATTGCAGCCGCGCGGAAGAGATAG
- the argF gene encoding ornithine carbamoyltransferase: MRTQTIESTNAPKPQPEIPARDLISTHDLAPHEIHALFNLTAMLKERPADFRSALAGKQMVMFFEKPSLRTRLTFEAGMDSLGGSTFFVDQTASRLDARESLSDIAHNLERWIDLIVLRTFRHSTVEDMAAHADVPVINALSDLEHPCQALADLFTLQEHFGSLSKVHLAYVGDGNNVAHSLLLAGAALGTSVSIATPASHAPLAAIVEAAEAIAEQSGAAINIYTDPREAVAGADAVYTDVWASMGQEHEANSRSALFAPYQVNSDLMQDAAPHALFMHCLPAHRGWEVTNEVIDSPSSVVFDQAENRLHIQKAILMWLLGNGVGRLPVRSAHA; the protein is encoded by the coding sequence ATGAGAACGCAGACCATCGAATCAACGAACGCCCCCAAGCCACAACCGGAGATCCCCGCGCGCGACCTCATCTCCACGCACGATCTCGCTCCCCACGAGATTCACGCTCTCTTCAACCTGACCGCCATGCTCAAGGAGCGCCCCGCTGACTTCCGCAGCGCGCTCGCCGGCAAGCAGATGGTGATGTTCTTCGAAAAGCCCTCCCTGCGCACCCGCCTCACTTTTGAAGCCGGCATGGACAGCCTGGGCGGTTCCACTTTCTTCGTCGACCAAACCGCCAGCCGCCTCGACGCCCGCGAATCGCTCAGCGACATCGCGCATAATCTCGAGCGTTGGATCGACCTCATCGTGCTCCGCACTTTCCGGCATTCGACCGTCGAGGACATGGCCGCTCATGCCGATGTCCCCGTGATCAACGCGCTCAGCGATCTCGAGCACCCTTGTCAGGCGCTCGCCGACCTCTTCACTTTGCAAGAGCACTTCGGCAGTCTCTCGAAAGTGCATCTCGCCTATGTTGGCGATGGCAACAACGTCGCGCACTCGCTGCTGCTGGCCGGGGCCGCGCTGGGAACATCGGTCTCGATTGCGACTCCCGCTTCCCACGCTCCTCTCGCAGCGATTGTGGAAGCTGCCGAAGCGATCGCCGAACAAAGCGGAGCTGCGATCAACATCTACACCGATCCGCGCGAGGCAGTCGCCGGAGCTGACGCCGTGTACACCGATGTCTGGGCCAGTATGGGACAGGAGCACGAAGCCAATTCCCGCTCCGCATTGTTCGCGCCCTATCAGGTCAATAGCGACCTCATGCAGGACGCCGCTCCGCATGCCCTGTTCATGCACTGTTTGCCTGCGCATCGCGGATGGGAAGTCACCAACGAAGTGATAGACTCTCCCAGCTCGGTCGTTTTCGACCAGGCGGAAAATCGCCTGCATATTCAAAAAGCCATCTTGATGTGGCTGCTCGGCAACGGCGTGGGCCGCTTGCCCGTAAGGAGCGCGCATGCCTGA